A window of Maioricimonas rarisocia genomic DNA:
AACATCACGGGCCAGATTCGGATGGGGCCGTCCGATGATCAGTTCTCTCGACACCTCGATCGCTGCCGCACCGCCGGAAAGACGCCCGGCTGGTGATCCGCGTGAAGAGTTTCTCTGCCACGGTCCAACGGAACGTCTTCTCCGCACTGCCCGGCAAGCCGGCAGGGGCACCCGGCGCGCGCGGGCTGCGGTCGATCGCCTGGCCTCATCCCAGGGGAAGGGAACGATCGTATGAGACGAACGGAACCTCGTCACGAACGTTCAGGCTGTGACCGGCCCGGGCTCTCGATGATCGAACTGATCGTCGTGATGGGCCTGATCGCGATGCTCGCCGCACTGACCCTGCCGGCCGTCGGAAAGGCCCGGCAGGCCGCACGCCGCACGCAGTGCATCAACAACCTCCGCAATATCGCCTTCGGACTGACCCAGTTCGATCAGTCCCACAACCGGCTGCCCGCCTCCGGCAACTACTGGCACAACGAGAAGCTCAACTCGCGGCGGCACGTCAGCTGGGCCGTCACGCTGCTGCCGTATATCGGTGAGCAGACGCTGTTCGACCATCTCGACCTCAGCCTCCCGCTGGACGACCCGGCGAATGAGGCCCTGACCGAAGCGTACGTGCCGATCTATGTCTGCCCCGTCGATCTGAGCCGCAGCAAGGAGCGGACGCGGGATCTCAGCTACGTGGTGAACGCGGGGGTCGGGTTCACGACACGGCTGCGCAACGGCGTGCGGGACTGCCCCATCGACACCCGCTGGACGCCGCTCGACCTGGACGGCGACGGATCGGCCTGCAGCGGCGATCCGGCGGACGACGAGGACCGCAAGCGGTTCAAGATGATGGGGCTGTTCTTCCTGGAAACGTGGAACACCGACATCACGAAACGGCACCACAGTATTGCGGATATCAAGGACGGGACGTCACAGACATTCATGGTGACCGAGAACGTGCGGGCCGGCTTCGATCCGAACGATGCCTCGGTCGGCTTCGCCGATCCGACGCCGTACCGCTCGTCGTTTTTCATCGGCAACCCATGCCTCAGCGCGACCTGCCGCGACGGCAACGTCGACTATCAGCGTTGCAACGCGGGGGACTTCCGGATCAACAGCGGTGTTGGAGAGGCGGAAGGTTCGTCGCCGGTGCCGAATTCGTTTCACGAAGGGGGCGTCTATATGGCATACGCGGACGGGCACGT
This region includes:
- a CDS encoding DUF1559 family PulG-like putative transporter, whose amino-acid sequence is MRRTEPRHERSGCDRPGLSMIELIVVMGLIAMLAALTLPAVGKARQAARRTQCINNLRNIAFGLTQFDQSHNRLPASGNYWHNEKLNSRRHVSWAVTLLPYIGEQTLFDHLDLSLPLDDPANEALTEAYVPIYVCPVDLSRSKERTRDLSYVVNAGVGFTTRLRNGVRDCPIDTRWTPLDLDGDGSACSGDPADDEDRKRFKMMGLFFLETWNTDITKRHHSIADIKDGTSQTFMVTENVRAGFDPNDASVGFADPTPYRSSFFIGNPCLSATCRDGNVDYQRCNAGDFRINSGVGEAEGSSPVPNSFHEGGVYMAYADGHVTFLSESIDGAVYAAMASPQGLMLADSPLEQVIVSGEEL